In Paraburkholderia sp. PGU19, a single window of DNA contains:
- a CDS encoding tyrosine-type recombinase/integrase, with protein MTPLAPHVSAFLRETLAHQRGASQHTCDSYASSFQLLFEFAAERLKVSPSSLALEQLDAGMISAFLEYLEDERKNSPETRNVRLAAIRSFFHFLEYREPIVLEQIRRVLCIPYKKTDSRLVPYLLEKEVRALLDAPDPTTREGIRDRAMLHLAICGGLRVSELTGLQMTDIALTSMSIRVHGKGRRERALPLWKATANALRAWIAVRGTARVPELFINARGEAMSRWGFAYVLKHHVEAASQKCPSLLQKRVSPHVLRHTCAMIVLQSTNDIRKVSLWLGHSDLATTEIYTRADPTEKLEALNAIVPPELRRGSFRPSDKVIAMLKAKL; from the coding sequence ATGACTCCATTAGCTCCCCACGTCTCGGCATTCCTTCGCGAGACCCTCGCACATCAGAGAGGTGCCAGTCAACACACCTGCGACTCTTATGCCTCCAGCTTCCAGCTCCTGTTCGAGTTTGCCGCGGAACGGCTTAAGGTGTCTCCCTCGTCACTCGCGCTGGAGCAGCTCGACGCCGGAATGATCAGTGCGTTTCTCGAGTATCTTGAAGATGAACGAAAAAACTCACCGGAGACCCGCAATGTGCGACTGGCAGCAATCAGGTCATTCTTCCACTTCCTCGAGTATCGCGAGCCCATCGTGCTCGAGCAGATAAGGCGTGTTCTTTGCATTCCATACAAGAAGACGGACTCGAGGCTGGTACCATACCTGTTAGAAAAGGAAGTCCGGGCTTTGCTCGATGCACCAGACCCGACAACACGTGAGGGAATCCGGGATCGGGCAATGCTGCATCTGGCTATCTGCGGTGGTCTGCGCGTTTCAGAATTGACGGGGTTGCAGATGACGGATATTGCACTGACGTCGATGAGCATCCGCGTTCATGGTAAGGGACGGCGTGAGCGTGCGCTCCCCCTCTGGAAGGCGACCGCCAATGCGTTACGTGCGTGGATCGCGGTACGGGGAACGGCCCGAGTACCGGAGTTGTTCATCAATGCGCGGGGTGAGGCGATGAGCCGGTGGGGGTTTGCCTATGTCCTCAAACATCACGTTGAGGCGGCGAGCCAGAAGTGCCCTTCGTTGTTACAGAAACGTGTTTCGCCGCACGTCTTGAGGCATACGTGCGCAATGATAGTACTGCAGAGCACGAACGATATCCGAAAAGTGTCTCTCTGGCTCGGACATAGCGATCTGGCTACTACTGAAATCTACACCCGTGCCGACCCTACCGAGAAGCTAGAAGCCCTCAACGCAATCGTTCCTCCGGAACTGCGCAGGGGCTCGTTCAGGCCATCCGACAAGGTCATCGCCATGCTCAAGGCGAAGCTTTAA
- a CDS encoding tyrosine-type recombinase/integrase, protein MMSAVESYLAACRVAGFKMSNVEYLLRSFARFAANRGETHVRAQTAIDWATEAASVAQRDARLRTVCRFARYLSIEDQNHELPPARYFAYRKIRRAPYIYTRTDIERLIDAALKLEPTNALRPQTYAALIALLSATGLRVSEALNLRSADITPEGLVIRKSKFQKSRLVPLHDTATEGLHKYLTMRRLAHPGDDHVFVDDDGHPLRYTIAYWTFRKLLKLACIGPSYNGQSPRLHGLRHTFAIRALEASPEGRDRVGQHMLALATYLGHANIKDTYWYLEATPELLRDIAATAEDFLIGEQK, encoded by the coding sequence ATGATGTCCGCCGTGGAGTCCTATCTCGCTGCTTGTCGTGTCGCGGGATTCAAGATGTCGAACGTGGAATATCTGTTGCGTAGCTTCGCGCGCTTTGCAGCCAATCGCGGTGAAACGCACGTCCGCGCACAGACTGCTATCGACTGGGCAACTGAGGCTGCGTCGGTAGCCCAGCGTGACGCGCGGCTGAGGACCGTATGCAGATTCGCGCGGTACCTGTCCATCGAGGATCAGAACCATGAGTTGCCGCCTGCGCGGTACTTCGCCTACCGAAAGATACGGCGGGCTCCGTACATTTATACACGGACCGACATTGAACGACTGATCGACGCTGCGCTGAAACTCGAGCCCACCAATGCCTTGCGCCCACAGACATATGCTGCGTTGATCGCTCTGCTGTCCGCCACTGGTCTGCGCGTATCGGAAGCCCTGAATCTACGGTCTGCCGACATTACGCCGGAGGGGCTCGTCATTCGAAAGAGCAAATTCCAGAAGAGTCGTCTGGTTCCTCTGCACGATACGGCGACGGAGGGTCTGCACAAGTATCTTACGATGCGGCGACTGGCACATCCGGGCGATGACCATGTGTTTGTTGATGACGACGGTCATCCACTCAGGTACACCATTGCCTACTGGACGTTCCGGAAGCTGCTGAAACTGGCTTGCATTGGCCCTTCCTACAACGGTCAGAGCCCACGGTTGCATGGGCTCAGGCACACGTTCGCCATTCGTGCACTCGAAGCGAGCCCTGAAGGCCGGGACCGCGTCGGGCAGCACATGCTGGCCCTTGCGACGTACTTGGGGCACGCCAACATCAAGGACACCTACTGGTACCTCGAAGCCACTCCGGAGCTCTTGCGCGATATTGCGGCCACCGCCGAGGACTTCCTCATCGGAGAACAGAAATGA